A genomic region of Mycolicibacterium poriferae contains the following coding sequences:
- a CDS encoding MarR family winged helix-turn-helix transcriptional regulator: MAAPLEPAQMRTYFALTEAVSLLQHAVQQQLQAEGGLSYVQFEILAKLVDAGRALSMTELADGVVYSRSGLTHQAALLQRSGLISRHSDPQDQRATLVEITTEGRDRVARVLPGHIQVVRRLLFDPLSDQDVSALGDIMSRALQQMRALPPRSAAPRRRERSGPR; this comes from the coding sequence ATGGCGGCACCCCTCGAACCGGCTCAGATGCGCACCTACTTCGCCCTGACCGAGGCGGTCAGCCTCTTGCAGCACGCAGTACAGCAGCAGCTGCAGGCCGAAGGTGGGCTCAGCTATGTCCAGTTCGAGATCCTCGCCAAGCTCGTCGACGCCGGGCGCGCATTGAGCATGACCGAACTCGCCGACGGCGTCGTGTACAGCCGCAGCGGGCTGACCCATCAGGCTGCGCTGCTGCAGAGATCGGGGCTCATCAGTCGCCACAGCGATCCGCAGGACCAGCGCGCCACCCTGGTCGAGATCACCACGGAGGGGCGGGACCGGGTTGCCCGGGTGCTTCCCGGTCACATCCAGGTGGTCCGCCGGCTGCTGTTCGACCCGCTGTCCGACCAGGACGTGTCCGCACTCGGCGACATCATGAGCCGGGCCCTGCAGCAGATGCGCGCGCTGCCACCCCGTTCCGCCGCCCCGCGGCGGCGCGAACGTTCCGGACCGCGATGA